In Lasioglossum baleicum chromosome 1, iyLasBale1, whole genome shotgun sequence, the genomic window ATTGAGCAAGGCGTTGAAGGGATCGGCATCCACGTGGCTGTCGCAGGTGTCATTTGCTGGAATGACATGGGCGCAATTTAAGGAAATCTTTCTCGCCCGCTACGGTTGCATCGAAACATGTGCCGCGACAGTGATCAACCTTTTGAACGGTCGGCCAAAGGACGACGAGTGTCTTGCTGCCTACGCTAGCCGCCTTATGACCACCCTCACGTCAAGATGGTCGAAGAAAACCATCGAGGAGGTCGCCGTATCAGTTGTGCTTGCGCATACCGCACAGTTTAATCGGCGTCTACACCACCTGGCATTTACGAATGACATCACCACCAGAAGCAGACTGCAGCAGGAACTGAAGGCATTTTCCAGCGCAAAACGCAAATACAACTCTACTGAGCCAGAACTGTCTGCAGAGAATAAGCGTTATAAACCAGCGCCTTCAAACCCTGTTCAGTGTCATTCCTGTGGTAAGCTGGGACACAAAGCCGCCGAATGTCGCAAGAGGATGGTGCGAGGACAAGTGCCTGttaataccagttcggggaggcCAGAAGTGAAGAACAGTGTGACTTGTTATCGCTGCGGCGAAAAGGGACACGTCTCGACTCGTTGTACCAGGTCAGGAGCGACCAACAACGGCAGCGGTGTGACGTCATTCCGGGCaacgagcagcagcagcaacgccGTGCACGCCGAACGTCGAGTCGATGTATGCGAAATCCGACCCGTGATCAGTCAGCTGACACAATCTGGTGAGTCGTATTCATTTTGCTATGATTCCGGTGCCGAATGCTCTCTCATCAAGGAAGGAACCGCGAGTAGATTTTCTGGCACGCGTCATAACACAGTGATTTCGATCGTAGGAATAGGTAACTCAAACGTATTTAGTACCTGCCAGATTCAAAGCGAGGTCTCGGTTAACGGGTATACTTTTGAGGTCCTATTTCATGCAGTACCTGACAACTGCTTGAAGTATGACGTCATGCTCGGGCGCGATATTTTAAAACAGGGGTTTTCAATTACAATGACCGCGAATAGTTTCTCGTTAACCAAAATTAAAGCGGTAGATTGTTGTAAGGTTTCTAAACCCTTTGACGTTGATAAGATTGATACTGATGTACCTCCTGAACACAAGGCCCAATTATCGAATTTGTTAAACGAATTCTCTGATACTTTTATCGATGGTTTGCCACGTACACGTGTGACTACCGGTGAGCTTAAAATACGGCTTGTTGATCCTACTAAGACTGTCCAACGTAGACCATACCGGCTCTCCCCTGACGAGAGACAATTAGTgcgcgataaaataaaagaaatgttaGAGGCTCGTATCATACGACCCAGCTGTTCGCCTTTTGCAAGTCCCATACTGCTTGTAAAGAAACGTGATGGGTCGGATCGTATGTGCGTCGATTACCGCGAACTAAATCATAACACAGTTCCTGACCGATTTCCTTTACCCTTGATTCAGGATCAAATCGCTCGCCTGGCTGATACTAATTATTTCACGTGTCTCGATTGTGCTAGTggatttaatttaattcccgTACACCCTGATAGTATCGAACTTACTGCTTTTGTGACACCCGACGGTCAGTATGAATACCTGAAAATGCCTTTCGGCTTACGGAATGCTCCGAGTGTTTTCCAACGTGCTGTCACTAGGGCCTTAGGCGACCTTGTCTATTCTTATGTCATCGTGTACATGGATGACATTTTAATTCCCTCGCGGGATGTAAATGAAGGGTTAGAGCAATTGCGCACGGTATTAGACCTTTTGACAAAAGccggattttcgttgaaattctCCAAATGTTCATTCCTAAAAAGTTGTGTTGAATCGTGTCGATCATGTTGTATCGAACTACGATAGTGAGTTTGCTGACGAATATTCACACACTAGCCTGTTAACTTCAATAAAATCCTACAAAGGGGTAGGTGAACAAAAGTCTggttacatattgggatagaCGGAtagacataaaaacaaaatttaaagagtatttcagttttttaaaaaattgataatttcttttattGTCTTGTGTCTTAATATCTGTATTCGTTAAATTCGTGTTTTGTTTGGTGTGTGTTGCATTAGTTGATTATAGTTCCTGCGTTACTATTGTCGTTACAGCCACTTCCTAAGTGGTCACGATACCTTCTTCAAGTTGTTATCTTTGTTGTGTTACCGTTGTTTACTCGTCAGCTACTGTTGGCTCTACTTTTAGTCAAACATCATGGGAGAAAGACAAACACTTGCTATGCGGTCCCTCCAGTGTAGGCTACATAAGGTTCCATCACTCTTCGCCTCATACTCGCGTATCTTGACGTCAGCACAAGACTCTTTATCTCCCTTAGTGCTTGTGGCTTGTGGTGATGTGTTGTCGCAAGATAACTTGGCGCATACTGATGCCTATACAACTTGGCATGCGCGCACATTGATTGCTGAAGCCATAGCCAAAAATTGGGCAAACAAAGAAGGAGTCAGAGACAATGACCGAATAATAGCACGGATATATGGGGAGATGGTAGGTATTGCTGCAGCCCAAAATAAGACCAGCCTCCAAGATAGGACAACAGCCCGATCCAAAGTGATAAGGATTCTTCGCGTGTCAATGCCTACGGCAAATGAGATGCAATCATTAACCACTGATATATTGCGCAAGCTTGCAGGTGCAACTGGGGATCTACTCCCACATGATGAGACACATGACTATGTTCCTGGAAATGCCCAAGTTTCCCATCAAACAGCAGTGTTTTATGCTTGCCGCGGGCATCTGATCAGCTCGCAAATGTTTGCGAATGAAGATGCACAACGAGCTTGGACAGGGTTATCCACTCTTGCAAATCACTGGGTGGAGCTGAGAGACATCAATTTCGACCTTGTACCTGAAATAGCTGCAGTCTGGGCAACTTTGGCTGATGCTGCCTTATTAGGATATTTTGAGGCTAAGGCTAGTCAGACTCCTGAGAAACCCCGCGGTCTCATTG contains:
- the LOC143210916 gene encoding uncharacterized protein LOC143210916; its protein translation is MVRLIESIKLPCAPVVSLPQFNPELPDADPRAWCSTIDVCMTEKPLDGGALVIALSKALKGSASTWLSQVSFAGMTWAQFKEIFLARYGCIETCAATVINLLNGRPKDDECLAAYASRLMTTLTSRWSKKTIEEVAVSVVLAHTAQFNRRLHHLAFTNDITTRSRLQQELKAFSSAKRKYNSTEPELSAENKRYKPAPSNPVQCHSCGKLGHKAAECRKRMVRGQVPVNTSSGRPEVKNSVTCYRCGEKGHVSTRCTRSGATNNGSGVTSFRATSSSSNAVHAERRVDVCEIRPVISQLTQSVPDNCLKYDVMLGRDILKQGFSITMTANSFSLTKIKAIDTDVPPEHKAQLSNLLNEFSDTFIDGLPRTRVTTGELKIRLVDPTKTVQRRPYRLSPDERQLVRDKIKEMLEARIIRPSCSPFASPILLDQIARLADTNYFTCLDCASGFNLIPVHPDSIELTAFVTPDATVGSTFSQTSWEKDKHLLCGPSSVGYIRFHHSSPHTRITWRILMPIQLGMRAH